In a single window of the Niabella ginsenosidivorans genome:
- a CDS encoding NAD(P)H-dependent glycerol-3-phosphate dehydrogenase — translation MAIKFGVAGSGSWATALVKILTDNGHKVNWCLRNEASVAFIKQRHHNPKNLTAAVLNTRLLHLTTDLAALVDRSDVVILAMPSAYVAATLQVLAPDAFGNKKILSAIKGILPVENVLLNEHLERNFDVPLTNYFAVLGPCHAEEVAAEKLSYLTFSGVDEAFASRIAAHFKSSFINTVVNEDILGVQYAAVLKNIYALGAGIAHGLDYGDNFQSVYIANSADEMAGFLRKFGAEHIVVGEHDDLDHPGKKYANYSASVYLGDLLVTCYSLHSRNRTFGNMIGKGYSVQAAQLELRMVAEGYNAAKCIYNTNKSLKADMPIADTIYQILWEQLPPAKGFEKIEGFLI, via the coding sequence TTGGCAATAAAATTTGGAGTAGCCGGCAGCGGCAGCTGGGCAACAGCGTTGGTAAAAATATTAACGGATAACGGTCACAAGGTAAACTGGTGTTTGCGTAATGAAGCGTCTGTTGCCTTTATCAAACAGCGGCACCACAACCCCAAGAATCTTACGGCTGCGGTGCTCAATACCCGGTTGCTTCACCTGACTACTGATCTGGCTGCGCTTGTTGACAGATCGGATGTAGTGATCCTGGCAATGCCATCTGCCTATGTAGCCGCCACCCTGCAGGTGCTGGCCCCGGACGCTTTCGGCAACAAAAAAATCCTTTCCGCAATTAAGGGTATTTTACCGGTGGAAAATGTTTTGCTGAATGAGCACCTGGAGCGCAATTTTGATGTGCCGCTAACCAATTATTTTGCAGTATTAGGCCCCTGTCATGCTGAAGAGGTAGCTGCTGAAAAGCTTTCTTATCTTACTTTTTCCGGTGTTGACGAAGCATTTGCATCCAGGATCGCGGCGCATTTTAAATCCTCCTTTATCAATACGGTTGTTAATGAAGATATACTGGGAGTACAATATGCTGCGGTTTTAAAAAATATCTATGCGCTGGGCGCCGGCATTGCGCATGGCCTTGATTATGGTGATAACTTTCAAAGCGTTTATATTGCCAACAGCGCGGATGAAATGGCCGGTTTTCTCAGAAAATTCGGAGCTGAGCATATTGTAGTAGGGGAGCATGACGATCTTGACCATCCCGGTAAAAAATACGCCAATTATTCCGCCTCCGTTTATCTGGGCGATCTTTTGGTAACCTGCTATTCCCTGCACAGCCGGAACCGCACTTTTGGAAACATGATCGGAAAAGGATACAGCGTACAGGCCGCCCAACTGGAGCTGCGCATGGTAGCGGAGGGGTATAATGCCGCTAAATGCATTTATAATACCAATAAGTCCCTGAAGGCGGATATGCCCATTGCAGATACGATCTACCAGATCCTGTGGGAGCAGTTGCCCCCTGCAAAAGGATTTGAAAAAATTGAAGGATTTCTGATATAG
- a CDS encoding SDR family NAD(P)-dependent oxidoreductase, whose translation MNKIVLITGATAGFGEACARKFAASGYDVIITGRRLDRLERLTEELKAQYSVDVLPLRFDVRSRDAVLNAINELPDQWKRIDVLINNAGLAAGKDDFDKASLDDWDAMVDTNIKGFAYIAQSVAQLMIPRKKGHIINLGSVAAKQVYAQGNMYCATKHAVEALSQAMRIDLLPYHIKVTAVHPGAANTEFSTVRFKGDRIAADKVYDGMIPLVAADVAETIFYCTTLPDHVCINDLVITCTQQADCFYYDRK comes from the coding sequence ATGAATAAAATTGTTTTGATAACAGGCGCTACTGCCGGATTTGGCGAGGCCTGTGCGCGAAAATTTGCCGCCAGCGGATATGATGTGATCATTACCGGCAGAAGGCTGGACCGCCTTGAAAGACTCACAGAGGAGCTGAAGGCACAGTATTCCGTTGATGTATTGCCGCTCCGTTTTGATGTGCGCAGCCGCGATGCCGTGCTGAATGCCATTAATGAGCTGCCGGATCAATGGAAAAGGATAGATGTACTGATCAATAACGCGGGGCTGGCAGCAGGTAAGGATGATTTTGATAAAGCCAGCCTGGATGACTGGGACGCAATGGTGGATACCAATATAAAGGGGTTTGCTTACATAGCCCAGTCAGTTGCACAGCTGATGATCCCCCGTAAAAAAGGCCATATCATTAACCTGGGCTCCGTTGCAGCCAAGCAGGTCTATGCACAGGGAAATATGTATTGTGCTACCAAACATGCTGTGGAAGCGCTTTCACAGGCGATGCGCATTGACCTGCTGCCGTATCATATTAAAGTGACGGCCGTCCATCCGGGAGCTGCCAATACCGAGTTCTCAACCGTTCGTTTTAAAGGAGACCGTATTGCTGCTGATAAAGTGTACGACGGTATGATTCCTCTGGTTGCTGCAGATGTTGCAGAAACTATTTTTTACTGTACCACATTGCCGGATCATGTTTGTATCAATGATCTTGTAATTACCTGTACCCAGCAGGCGGACTGTTTTTATTACGATAGAAAATAA
- the lnt gene encoding apolipoprotein N-acyltransferase, with protein MNANKQGGLLNAVIGGILLWGAWPTSPLTILIFIAWVPLLYTAESAGSWARFFGYTYITTLLWNVLVTWWVAKASVPGGIGAFAANSLLMCVPWLAYYFTRKQFNAFVSGLALIAYWLTFEFIHMNWDLSWPWLSLGNVFAMHPNWVQWYEYTGTAGGSLWVLLSNILVFNVLLRYREEGRSTGYFKLAAAWVLTLCVPILLSAFTKQNLTLQHNKYNVVVVQPDYDPWDDKFVAGKEEEHLHKLIRLSQQNIDANTAVVIWPETAVPYTVREDQLHENRFLVPLWAFLKNNPHINLLTGLEGYRLYPVRPSRFATKLPDGSFAESYNSAALFDSNSVQIYHKSKLVPGPEVLPGFISFLAPLFEKFGGTMGGYTKDSTEKVLQTSNNTFSIAPAICYESIYGDHLSRFNRKGTNLIAVITNDGWWGNTQGYRQHMQYARLRAIESRKWVARSANTGISCFIDPYGNITRQLPWNRQGVLKQTVAAFVTETFYTKHGDWISKIAAVIAVLFLLFLVYRIFAKKTSSPLKSP; from the coding sequence ATGAATGCGAATAAACAGGGCGGGTTATTAAACGCTGTTATCGGGGGGATCTTACTCTGGGGAGCATGGCCCACATCTCCTTTAACGATACTTATATTCATTGCCTGGGTTCCGTTGCTTTATACAGCCGAATCGGCCGGTTCCTGGGCGCGGTTCTTCGGCTATACCTATATTACCACGCTGCTTTGGAATGTGCTGGTCACCTGGTGGGTTGCAAAAGCCAGCGTACCGGGCGGCATAGGCGCCTTTGCCGCCAACAGCCTGCTGATGTGCGTTCCATGGCTGGCCTACTATTTTACCCGCAAACAGTTTAACGCGTTTGTTTCCGGGTTGGCTTTAATTGCCTACTGGCTTACATTTGAGTTCATTCATATGAACTGGGATCTTAGCTGGCCCTGGTTGTCCTTAGGCAATGTATTTGCAATGCATCCCAACTGGGTACAGTGGTATGAATATACAGGAACTGCCGGGGGCAGCCTGTGGGTGCTGTTAAGCAATATACTGGTGTTTAATGTGTTGCTTCGTTACCGGGAAGAAGGCCGCAGCACAGGCTATTTTAAATTAGCCGCCGCCTGGGTACTGACGCTCTGTGTGCCGATCCTGCTTTCTGCGTTTACCAAACAAAATCTAACACTGCAGCATAATAAATACAATGTGGTGGTGGTTCAGCCCGATTATGACCCATGGGACGACAAATTTGTTGCCGGAAAGGAAGAAGAGCATCTTCATAAATTGATTCGTCTTTCGCAACAAAATATAGATGCCAATACCGCGGTAGTTATATGGCCGGAAACAGCTGTGCCGTATACAGTACGGGAAGATCAGCTGCATGAAAACCGCTTCCTGGTGCCGCTGTGGGCTTTTTTAAAGAACAATCCACACATAAACCTGCTTACAGGACTGGAAGGCTATAGATTGTATCCTGTAAGACCCAGTCGTTTTGCCACGAAGTTGCCGGATGGATCTTTTGCAGAAAGCTATAATAGTGCAGCCTTGTTTGACAGTAACAGCGTGCAGATCTATCACAAATCCAAATTGGTTCCAGGGCCTGAAGTATTGCCGGGGTTTATAAGCTTCCTGGCTCCTCTGTTTGAGAAATTTGGCGGAACTATGGGCGGCTATACAAAGGATAGTACAGAAAAGGTATTGCAAACTTCCAATAATACGTTCAGCATTGCACCAGCTATTTGCTACGAAAGCATTTATGGCGATCATTTGTCGCGGTTTAACCGTAAAGGAACCAATCTGATAGCCGTTATTACCAATGACGGGTGGTGGGGAAATACACAGGGGTACCGGCAGCATATGCAATACGCAAGATTGCGGGCTATTGAAAGCCGGAAATGGGTGGCACGCAGTGCCAATACAGGCATCAGCTGTTTTATTGATCCCTATGGGAATATTACCCGGCAGTTGCCCTGGAACCGGCAGGGCGTTCTGAAACAAACCGTTGCGGCGTTTGTTACGGAAACGTTTTATACAAAGCATGGCGATTGGATATCAAAAATTGCTGCGGTCATTGCGGTGCTCTTTTTATTGTTTTTAGTTTACAGGATATTTGCAAAAAAGACTTCATCACCCTTAAAATCACCCTGA
- the hemW gene encoding radical SAM family heme chaperone HemW, with translation MAGIYIHIPFCRQACNYCNFHFTTSLHYKKQLVDAIEREMQLAGAGGFIKQQPVATLYFGGGTPSLLETDAIAHLLEQANRYYPVADDAEITLEANPDDLSAAQLKAWKKAGINRLSIGVQSFFEEDLRWMNRAHNAEQARQGLLLALNDFENITIDLIYGVPGLSDGRWRQNVETALELGVPHLSCYALTIEPKTPLDKMIRKHEKNDIDAGRQSEQFLLLMNWLKDAGFEHYEISNFAKPGFRSRHNSAYWKGVPYWGFGPSAHSFNGMARRWNVASNQKYIHAINEGNIPFEEEILTPVQRFNEYIMIALRTAEGIDTALLPEMGKKYVLEQAVKHTRRGHLQQHGSVIWLTNEGKLYADGIAADLFLDA, from the coding sequence TTGGCGGGTATTTATATTCATATTCCTTTTTGCAGGCAGGCCTGTAATTATTGCAATTTTCATTTTACCACCTCTCTGCACTATAAGAAGCAACTGGTGGATGCCATTGAAAGGGAAATGCAGTTGGCAGGTGCAGGTGGCTTTATTAAGCAGCAGCCCGTTGCAACCCTTTATTTTGGTGGGGGTACACCCAGTTTGCTGGAAACGGATGCAATAGCCCATTTACTGGAACAGGCAAACCGGTATTACCCGGTTGCTGATGACGCAGAAATAACATTAGAGGCCAACCCGGACGATTTATCTGCAGCGCAGTTAAAAGCATGGAAAAAGGCCGGTATTAATCGATTGAGCATCGGGGTACAGTCTTTTTTTGAGGAAGACCTGCGGTGGATGAACCGGGCACACAACGCAGAACAGGCAAGGCAGGGACTGCTACTTGCCCTGAATGATTTTGAAAACATCACTATTGACCTGATCTATGGTGTTCCGGGTTTAAGCGATGGGCGTTGGCGGCAAAACGTGGAAACCGCACTGGAATTGGGCGTTCCGCATCTTTCCTGTTATGCATTAACGATAGAACCAAAGACGCCGCTGGATAAAATGATCCGAAAGCATGAAAAAAATGATATTGATGCCGGCAGGCAATCAGAGCAATTCTTATTGCTGATGAACTGGCTGAAAGACGCGGGATTCGAGCATTATGAGATCTCCAATTTTGCAAAACCGGGTTTCCGCAGCCGCCACAACAGCGCCTATTGGAAAGGAGTGCCCTATTGGGGCTTTGGCCCTTCAGCCCATTCCTTTAACGGCATGGCGCGCAGGTGGAACGTGGCCAGCAATCAAAAATACATCCATGCCATTAATGAGGGAAATATTCCCTTTGAAGAGGAAATACTGACCCCTGTACAAAGGTTCAATGAATACATCATGATTGCCCTGAGAACAGCAGAGGGCATCGATACGGCCCTGTTGCCGGAGATGGGAAAAAAATATGTACTGGAACAGGCAGTAAAACATACCCGGCGTGGTCATTTGCAGCAGCACGGCAGCGTTATCTGGTTAACCAATGAAGGCAAATTGTATGCAGACGGAATTGCAGCAGATCTGTTCCTGGATGCATAG
- a CDS encoding alpha/beta fold hydrolase, with the protein MEKKAITINNKIISYGVEGVGQPVVLLHGFGEDSSVWENQVDYLRHNYQVIVPDIPGSGKSELTDDVSMEGIAGVVKQIIEAEELDAVVLIGHSMGGYATMAFAEQYPHMLDGFGLFHSTAAADTEEKKEARRKGIAFIEKNGANEFLETTIPNLFADTTKEKKPELIKAFTASLPKFSRPALKAYYEAMIARPERIDLFSKTDLPVLFIIGEQDNLISFEDVLKQSSMPRVSYIHVLHHSGHMGMLEEPAKANAAIEEFLMELK; encoded by the coding sequence ATGGAAAAGAAGGCGATCACCATCAATAATAAAATAATCAGTTACGGCGTAGAAGGCGTGGGGCAACCTGTTGTGCTGCTTCATGGGTTTGGCGAGGATAGTTCTGTATGGGAAAATCAGGTAGACTACCTGCGCCACAACTACCAGGTAATTGTGCCGGATATTCCCGGTAGCGGGAAATCTGAACTGACAGATGATGTAAGTATGGAAGGTATTGCCGGTGTGGTGAAGCAGATCATTGAAGCAGAAGAGCTGGATGCTGTAGTATTGATCGGGCACAGCATGGGCGGTTATGCTACCATGGCCTTTGCAGAGCAGTACCCGCATATGCTGGATGGTTTCGGGCTGTTTCATTCCACCGCCGCAGCTGATACAGAGGAAAAAAAAGAAGCCCGGAGAAAAGGGATTGCGTTTATTGAAAAGAACGGCGCCAATGAATTTTTAGAAACAACGATCCCCAATCTTTTTGCCGATACCACAAAGGAAAAAAAGCCAGAGCTGATCAAAGCTTTTACCGCCTCACTGCCAAAGTTTTCACGGCCGGCGCTCAAAGCATACTATGAAGCCATGATCGCAAGACCGGAGCGGATCGACCTGTTTTCAAAGACTGACCTGCCGGTGCTGTTCATTATCGGGGAACAGGACAATCTTATTTCTTTTGAAGATGTTTTAAAGCAGTCTTCCATGCCCCGGGTGTCCTATATTCATGTATTGCATCACTCAGGTCACATGGGCATGCTGGAAGAACCGGCCAAAGCAAATGCGGCGATCGAAGAGTTCTTAATGGAGTTGAAGTAG